In a single window of the Pongo abelii isolate AG06213 chromosome 1, NHGRI_mPonAbe1-v2.0_pri, whole genome shotgun sequence genome:
- the ZNF697 gene encoding zinc finger protein 697 isoform X1, whose protein sequence is MGRSDLGDSWSPPLLFSSWMKQEDNQGVCAHQDSEDKGMGSDFEDSEDREGDPEGREMGSNPQDTNKREGQLEPEMGSNPQDSRHREAVPDICREGQVSEEEGVSVRGEEDDQSGVADIAMFPGLSESDSISRSLREDDDESAGENRLEEEEEQPAPPVLPWRRHLSLGSRHRGDKPAHRRFHRLHHPMAVDLGELDSLVASIMDAPTICPDCGESFSPGAAFLQHQRIHRLAEAAAAASLEPFGLAGECDAMVGMMGVGVAGGFGAGPPLARPPREKPFRCGECGKGFSRNTYLTNHLRLHTGERPNLCADCGKSFSWRADLLKHRRLHTGEKPYPCPECGEAFSLSSHLLSHRRAHAAASGAGAAALRPFACGECGKGFVRRSHLANHQRIHTGEKPHGCGECGKRFSWRSDLVKHQRVHTGEKPYMCSECGETFSVSSHLFTHKRTHSGERPYVCRECGKGFGRNSHLVNHLRVHTGEKPFRCGQCEKRFSDFSTLTQHQRTHTGEKPYTCIECGKSFIQSSHLIRHRRIHTGNKPHKCAGCGKGFRYKTHLAQHQKLHLC, encoded by the exons ATGGGCAGAAGTGATTTGGG GGATTCCTGGTCACCTCCCTTGCTCTTTTCTTCCTGGATGAAACAAGAAGATAATCAGGGTGTCTGTGCACACCAGGACTCAGAAGACAAAGGGATGGGTTCTGATTTTGAGGACTCTGAGGACAGGGAAGGGGACccagaaggaagagaaatgggCTCTAATCCACAGGACACAAACAAGAGAGAAGGCCAACTGGAGCCGGAAATGGGCTCCAACCCACAGGACTCAAGGCACAGGGAGGCAGTGCCCGACATCTGCAGAG AGGGGCAGGTGAGTGAGGAAGAAGGCGTTTCTGTCCGTGGGGAAGAGGATGACCAATCTGGTGTAGCTGACATAGCGATGTTCCCAGGACTGTCTGAGTCTGACAGCATATCCCGGAGCCTCCGGGAGGACGACGACGAGAGTGCTGGGGAGAACcggctggaggaggaagaggagcagccGGCCCCTCCCGTACTTCCCTGGAGGCGACATCTCTCCCTGGGGAGTCGGCACCGAGGTGACAAGCCCGCCCACCGCCGCTTCCACCGGCTCCACCACCCCATGGCCGTGGACCTCGGGGAGCTGGATAGCCTGGTGGCTAGCATCATGGACGCGCCCACCATCTGCCCCGACTGCGGAGAGAGCTTCAGTCCCGGCGCCGCCTTCCTGCAGCACCAGCGCATTCACCGCCTGGCTGAGGCCGCTGCCGCCGCCAGCCTGGAGCCCTTCGGCCTGGCGGGCGAGTGCGACGCGATGGTGGGCATGATGGGGGTGGGTGTGGCGGGGGGCTTCGGGGCCGGGCCCCCGCTGGCCCGTCCCCCGCGCGAAAAGCCCTTCCGCTGCGGGGAGTGCGGCAAGGGCTTCAGCCGCAACACCTACCTGACCAACCACCTGCGCCTGCACACAGGCGAGCGGCCCAACCTGTGCGCCGACTGCGGCAAGAGCTTCAGCTGGCGCGCCGACCTGCTCAAGCACCGGCGCCTGCACACGGGCGAGAAGCCCTACCCGTGCCCCGAGTGCGGGGAGGCCTTCAGCCTCAGCTCGCATCTGCTGAGCCACCGGCGCGCGCACGCGGCGGCCAGCGGCGCGGGGGCGGCGGCGCTGCGGCCTTTCGCCTGCGGGGAGTGCGGCAAGGGCTTCGTGCGCCGTTCGCACCTGGCCAACCACCAGCGCATCCACACGGGCGAGAAGCCGCACGGCTGTGGCGAGTGCGGCAAGCGCTTCAGCTGGCGCTCGGACTTGGTGAAGCACCAGCGCGTGCACACGGGCGAGAAGCCCTACATGTGCTCCGAGTGCGGCGAGACCTTCAGCGTCAGCTCGCACCTCTTCACGCACAAGCGCACGCACTCGGGTGAGCGGCCCTACGTGTGCCGCGAGTGCGGGAAGGGCTTCGGGCGTAACTCGCACTTGGTGAACCACCTGCGCGTGCACACCGGCGAGAAGCCCTTCCGCTGTGGCCAGTGCGAGAAGCGCTTCAGCGACTTCTCCACGCTCACGCAGCACCAGCGCACGCACACGGGCGAGAAGCCCTACACGTGCATCGAGTGCGGCAAGAGCTTTATCCAGAGCTCCCACCTGATCCGCCACCGCCGCATCCACACGGGCAACAAGCCGCACAAGTGTGCGGGCTGCGGCAAAGGCTTCCGCTACAAAACGCACCTCGCGCAGCACCAGAAGCTGCACCTGTGCTAG
- the ZNF697 gene encoding zinc finger protein 697 isoform X2: protein MGDSWSPPLLFSSWMKQEDNQGVCAHQDSEDKGMGSDFEDSEDREGDPEGREMGSNPQDTNKREGQLEPEMGSNPQDSRHREAVPDICREGQVSEEEGVSVRGEEDDQSGVADIAMFPGLSESDSISRSLREDDDESAGENRLEEEEEQPAPPVLPWRRHLSLGSRHRGDKPAHRRFHRLHHPMAVDLGELDSLVASIMDAPTICPDCGESFSPGAAFLQHQRIHRLAEAAAAASLEPFGLAGECDAMVGMMGVGVAGGFGAGPPLARPPREKPFRCGECGKGFSRNTYLTNHLRLHTGERPNLCADCGKSFSWRADLLKHRRLHTGEKPYPCPECGEAFSLSSHLLSHRRAHAAASGAGAAALRPFACGECGKGFVRRSHLANHQRIHTGEKPHGCGECGKRFSWRSDLVKHQRVHTGEKPYMCSECGETFSVSSHLFTHKRTHSGERPYVCRECGKGFGRNSHLVNHLRVHTGEKPFRCGQCEKRFSDFSTLTQHQRTHTGEKPYTCIECGKSFIQSSHLIRHRRIHTGNKPHKCAGCGKGFRYKTHLAQHQKLHLC from the exons GGATTCCTGGTCACCTCCCTTGCTCTTTTCTTCCTGGATGAAACAAGAAGATAATCAGGGTGTCTGTGCACACCAGGACTCAGAAGACAAAGGGATGGGTTCTGATTTTGAGGACTCTGAGGACAGGGAAGGGGACccagaaggaagagaaatgggCTCTAATCCACAGGACACAAACAAGAGAGAAGGCCAACTGGAGCCGGAAATGGGCTCCAACCCACAGGACTCAAGGCACAGGGAGGCAGTGCCCGACATCTGCAGAG AGGGGCAGGTGAGTGAGGAAGAAGGCGTTTCTGTCCGTGGGGAAGAGGATGACCAATCTGGTGTAGCTGACATAGCGATGTTCCCAGGACTGTCTGAGTCTGACAGCATATCCCGGAGCCTCCGGGAGGACGACGACGAGAGTGCTGGGGAGAACcggctggaggaggaagaggagcagccGGCCCCTCCCGTACTTCCCTGGAGGCGACATCTCTCCCTGGGGAGTCGGCACCGAGGTGACAAGCCCGCCCACCGCCGCTTCCACCGGCTCCACCACCCCATGGCCGTGGACCTCGGGGAGCTGGATAGCCTGGTGGCTAGCATCATGGACGCGCCCACCATCTGCCCCGACTGCGGAGAGAGCTTCAGTCCCGGCGCCGCCTTCCTGCAGCACCAGCGCATTCACCGCCTGGCTGAGGCCGCTGCCGCCGCCAGCCTGGAGCCCTTCGGCCTGGCGGGCGAGTGCGACGCGATGGTGGGCATGATGGGGGTGGGTGTGGCGGGGGGCTTCGGGGCCGGGCCCCCGCTGGCCCGTCCCCCGCGCGAAAAGCCCTTCCGCTGCGGGGAGTGCGGCAAGGGCTTCAGCCGCAACACCTACCTGACCAACCACCTGCGCCTGCACACAGGCGAGCGGCCCAACCTGTGCGCCGACTGCGGCAAGAGCTTCAGCTGGCGCGCCGACCTGCTCAAGCACCGGCGCCTGCACACGGGCGAGAAGCCCTACCCGTGCCCCGAGTGCGGGGAGGCCTTCAGCCTCAGCTCGCATCTGCTGAGCCACCGGCGCGCGCACGCGGCGGCCAGCGGCGCGGGGGCGGCGGCGCTGCGGCCTTTCGCCTGCGGGGAGTGCGGCAAGGGCTTCGTGCGCCGTTCGCACCTGGCCAACCACCAGCGCATCCACACGGGCGAGAAGCCGCACGGCTGTGGCGAGTGCGGCAAGCGCTTCAGCTGGCGCTCGGACTTGGTGAAGCACCAGCGCGTGCACACGGGCGAGAAGCCCTACATGTGCTCCGAGTGCGGCGAGACCTTCAGCGTCAGCTCGCACCTCTTCACGCACAAGCGCACGCACTCGGGTGAGCGGCCCTACGTGTGCCGCGAGTGCGGGAAGGGCTTCGGGCGTAACTCGCACTTGGTGAACCACCTGCGCGTGCACACCGGCGAGAAGCCCTTCCGCTGTGGCCAGTGCGAGAAGCGCTTCAGCGACTTCTCCACGCTCACGCAGCACCAGCGCACGCACACGGGCGAGAAGCCCTACACGTGCATCGAGTGCGGCAAGAGCTTTATCCAGAGCTCCCACCTGATCCGCCACCGCCGCATCCACACGGGCAACAAGCCGCACAAGTGTGCGGGCTGCGGCAAAGGCTTCCGCTACAAAACGCACCTCGCGCAGCACCAGAAGCTGCACCTGTGCTAG
- the ZNF697 gene encoding zinc finger protein 697 isoform X3 — translation MKQEDNQGVCAHQDSEDKGMGSDFEDSEDREGDPEGREMGSNPQDTNKREGQLEPEMGSNPQDSRHREAVPDICREGQVSEEEGVSVRGEEDDQSGVADIAMFPGLSESDSISRSLREDDDESAGENRLEEEEEQPAPPVLPWRRHLSLGSRHRGDKPAHRRFHRLHHPMAVDLGELDSLVASIMDAPTICPDCGESFSPGAAFLQHQRIHRLAEAAAAASLEPFGLAGECDAMVGMMGVGVAGGFGAGPPLARPPREKPFRCGECGKGFSRNTYLTNHLRLHTGERPNLCADCGKSFSWRADLLKHRRLHTGEKPYPCPECGEAFSLSSHLLSHRRAHAAASGAGAAALRPFACGECGKGFVRRSHLANHQRIHTGEKPHGCGECGKRFSWRSDLVKHQRVHTGEKPYMCSECGETFSVSSHLFTHKRTHSGERPYVCRECGKGFGRNSHLVNHLRVHTGEKPFRCGQCEKRFSDFSTLTQHQRTHTGEKPYTCIECGKSFIQSSHLIRHRRIHTGNKPHKCAGCGKGFRYKTHLAQHQKLHLC, via the exons ATGAAACAAGAAGATAATCAGGGTGTCTGTGCACACCAGGACTCAGAAGACAAAGGGATGGGTTCTGATTTTGAGGACTCTGAGGACAGGGAAGGGGACccagaaggaagagaaatgggCTCTAATCCACAGGACACAAACAAGAGAGAAGGCCAACTGGAGCCGGAAATGGGCTCCAACCCACAGGACTCAAGGCACAGGGAGGCAGTGCCCGACATCTGCAGAG AGGGGCAGGTGAGTGAGGAAGAAGGCGTTTCTGTCCGTGGGGAAGAGGATGACCAATCTGGTGTAGCTGACATAGCGATGTTCCCAGGACTGTCTGAGTCTGACAGCATATCCCGGAGCCTCCGGGAGGACGACGACGAGAGTGCTGGGGAGAACcggctggaggaggaagaggagcagccGGCCCCTCCCGTACTTCCCTGGAGGCGACATCTCTCCCTGGGGAGTCGGCACCGAGGTGACAAGCCCGCCCACCGCCGCTTCCACCGGCTCCACCACCCCATGGCCGTGGACCTCGGGGAGCTGGATAGCCTGGTGGCTAGCATCATGGACGCGCCCACCATCTGCCCCGACTGCGGAGAGAGCTTCAGTCCCGGCGCCGCCTTCCTGCAGCACCAGCGCATTCACCGCCTGGCTGAGGCCGCTGCCGCCGCCAGCCTGGAGCCCTTCGGCCTGGCGGGCGAGTGCGACGCGATGGTGGGCATGATGGGGGTGGGTGTGGCGGGGGGCTTCGGGGCCGGGCCCCCGCTGGCCCGTCCCCCGCGCGAAAAGCCCTTCCGCTGCGGGGAGTGCGGCAAGGGCTTCAGCCGCAACACCTACCTGACCAACCACCTGCGCCTGCACACAGGCGAGCGGCCCAACCTGTGCGCCGACTGCGGCAAGAGCTTCAGCTGGCGCGCCGACCTGCTCAAGCACCGGCGCCTGCACACGGGCGAGAAGCCCTACCCGTGCCCCGAGTGCGGGGAGGCCTTCAGCCTCAGCTCGCATCTGCTGAGCCACCGGCGCGCGCACGCGGCGGCCAGCGGCGCGGGGGCGGCGGCGCTGCGGCCTTTCGCCTGCGGGGAGTGCGGCAAGGGCTTCGTGCGCCGTTCGCACCTGGCCAACCACCAGCGCATCCACACGGGCGAGAAGCCGCACGGCTGTGGCGAGTGCGGCAAGCGCTTCAGCTGGCGCTCGGACTTGGTGAAGCACCAGCGCGTGCACACGGGCGAGAAGCCCTACATGTGCTCCGAGTGCGGCGAGACCTTCAGCGTCAGCTCGCACCTCTTCACGCACAAGCGCACGCACTCGGGTGAGCGGCCCTACGTGTGCCGCGAGTGCGGGAAGGGCTTCGGGCGTAACTCGCACTTGGTGAACCACCTGCGCGTGCACACCGGCGAGAAGCCCTTCCGCTGTGGCCAGTGCGAGAAGCGCTTCAGCGACTTCTCCACGCTCACGCAGCACCAGCGCACGCACACGGGCGAGAAGCCCTACACGTGCATCGAGTGCGGCAAGAGCTTTATCCAGAGCTCCCACCTGATCCGCCACCGCCGCATCCACACGGGCAACAAGCCGCACAAGTGTGCGGGCTGCGGCAAAGGCTTCCGCTACAAAACGCACCTCGCGCAGCACCAGAAGCTGCACCTGTGCTAG